Within Pseudomonas sp. LBUM920, the genomic segment TGTTCCTCAGCGGCACCTCGCTGTCGGTGCCAGCGTTGACCGGGGCCATCCTGTGCATGGGCGTGGCCACCGCCAACTCGATCCTGGTGGTGAGCTTCTGCCGTGAACGCCTGGCCGAACATGGCGATGCGTTGAAGGCCGCCATGGAGGCCGGTTACACGCGCTTCCGGCCGGTGTGCATGACGGCCCTGGCGATGATCATCGGCATGTTGCCGCTGGCGTTGTCCGAAGAGCAGAACTCGCCCCTTGGCCGGGCGGTGATCGGCGGCTTGATCTTCGCCACCGTCGCCACCCTGTTGTTTGTACCCGTGGTCTTCAGCCTGGTCCACGGTCGTCACCCTACTCGCGCTGCTGCTGGAGAAACTTCACATGTCGTCTGATCACAAACCCTCGCGCAAGCGTCTGATGCTCATGGGTGTCGGCGGCCTGACACTGGCCGCCCTGTTGGTCGCCAACGGCCTGCACGCCCGCACGATGCACGAACAATCGGTGAGTGCCTGGACCGAAACCGCCGCGATCCCGCAAGTGATGGTGTTCCAACCCAAACAGAACGTGGCCGGCGATACCTTGCGCCTGCCCGCGCACCTTGAGGCGTGGAGCAAGGCGCCGATCCACGCGCGGGTCAGCGGTTACTTGAAGGACTGGAAAGCCGACATCGGCACCCAGGTCAAAGCCGGGCAAGTGCTCGCCGAAATCGACAGCCCCGACCTCGACCAGCAAATGGCGCAGACCCACGCGCGCCTGGTGCAGGAGCAGGCCAACGCACGCCTGGCCGAAACCACCGCCACGCGCTGGCAGAACCTGTTGGCCAGCCATTCGGTGTCGCGTCAGGAGGCCGATGAAAAAACCTCCAACGCTGCCGCCGCCAAAGCCAACGCCGAGGCGGCCGCCGCCGACTACGCACGGCTGTCGGCACTGGAAAGCTACAAGACCATCCGCGCGCCGTTCGCCGGCACCATCACCGCGCGCAACACCGACATCGGCCAGTTGATCAAGGCCGACACCGACAGCGACCTGGAGCTGTTCAACATTGCCGATACCCATCAACTCAGACTCTACGTGCCGGTGCCGCAGAACTATGCAGCCGTGATTCATCCAGGGTTAGAAGCCGAGCTGACGGTGCCCGAGCACCCCGGCGAACACTTCAAGGCGCGCCTGATCGGCGACTCCACCGCCATCGACCGCCGCTCCGGCACCCTGCTTGCGCAGTTCGTCGCCGACAACCCCAACGGCGAATTGCTGCCCGGTGATTACGCCGAAGCCACCCTGCCGATTCCGGCGGACACCCACGGCGTGAGCATCCCGGCCAGCGCACTGATCTTCCGCGCCCAAGGTACCCAGGTTGCGGTGCTGGACGCGCAAAATCACGTGCACTTGCAAGACATCCACATCGGCCTCGACCTCGGCGAACGCCTGGTGATCGACCAAGGCCTGAAACCCGCCGACCGCGTGGTCGACAACCCGCCCGATGCCCTGCGCGAAGGCGACCCCGTGCAACTGGCCGACGCCGGAGGTGCGCATGCGCCCAAGGCTTAAACCCCTGGCGGCGTTGATGCTGCTGCTGTTGCAGGGCTGCTCGATGGCGCCCACCTACAAGGTGCCGTCGGTGGACCTGCCGGCCGGCTATCGCGAACAGACCAGCGATGGCCCGTGGCACAGCGCGCAACCGTCCGACCAACTGGCGCCCGAGTGGTGGAAGCTCTACAACGATCCGCGCCTGACTGACCTGCAACAGCAACTGCTCAAGGCCAACCCGGACCTGGCGGCGGCATTGGCGCATTTCGATGCGTCCCAGGCGTATGCCAGCCAGTTGCACGCCGGGTTGTTCCCGCAAATTACCGCCAGTGCGCAGCCGCTGCGTCAGCGGCAATCGGATTCGCGGCCGCTGCGCGGGGACACACAGCCGTCGGTGTACAACAGCAATACGGCGGGCTTCTCGCTGAGCTACGACTTGGACCTGTGGGGTAAAATCCGCAACCAGGTCGCGGCCGGCGATGCCCAGGCGCAAGCATCCGGCGATGACTTGGCGGTGGCACGCCTGAGCCTGCAACATCAATTGGCGACGCTGTATGTGCAGCTCAACGGGCTGGATGCGCAGAGCCGGATTCTGAACAGCTCACTGGATGATTTCAACCAGGCATTGCAACTCACGCGCAGCCGTTACGAGGGCCAGATTGCTTCAGAGCTGGACCTCACCCGTGCGCAAAACCAACTGGCCGAAGCCAAGGCGCAACTCGACGAAGTGCGCGGGCAACGCAACCTCACCGAGCATGCGATTGGCGAATTGGTGGGTGTGGCAGCCAGTAACTTCAGCTTGCCGCCCAGCCAGCAATTGATTGCGCTGCCAGGGATTCCGTCGCAGTTGCCCAGCCACCTGTTGCAACGGCGCCCAGACATTGCGGCGGCGGAACGCCGAGTGTTTGCTGCCAATGCCAATATCGGCGTGGCGAAGGCCGCATGGTACCCAGACTTCAGCTTGACCGGGTTGATTGGCGGGCAAACTCAGGGAGTTGGCAACCTGCTGTCCGCCGGTAACCGCTACTGGGCGCTGGGGCCTTTGGTGAACTTGCCGATCTTTGATGGCGGGCGCTTAAGTGCCAATGAACGTCAGGCCAAAGCCGAGTTTGAAGAGGCTTCGGCGCAGTACCGCAGCCACGTGCTCAAAGCCGTGCGCGAGGTGGAAGACAACCTGGCGCAGCTAAGGGATTTGCAGCAGGAAGCGCAGGATGAGCAAGCGGCGGCAGATGCGGCGCAGCACACGCAATCTCTGGCGATGAACAGCTATCAGGCCGGAGCCGTGAGTTACCTGGATGTGGTGACGGCGCAGACAGCGGCGTTGCAGGCGCAAAGGACCTTGCAAGCGGTACAGACGCGGCAGTTGCAGGCGAGTGTGGGGTTGGTCACAGCGCTGGGTGGTGGGTGGCAACCGGGCGCCTGAGATCGCTTGGAGGTTCAGCTCGGTTGTAAAGGTGAGAAAGGGCTCGCCCTCGATGGCGGTGCGCCATAGGGCTCATTTGTAACTGATACACCGCAATCGGGGGCAAGCCCCCTCCCACAGGGGTTTTGCGCCAGACACACAATGTGTGAACACCTCAGATCCAATGTGGGAGGGGGCTTGCCCCCGATGGCGGTGTGCCATAAGGCTTATTTGTAACTGATACACCGCAATCGGGGGCAAGCCCCCTCCCACAGGGGTTTTGCGCCAGACACACAATGTGTGAACACCTCAGATCCAATGTGGGAGGGGGCTTGCCCCCGATGGCGGTGTGCCATAAGGCTTATTTGTAACTGATACACCGCAATCGGGGGCAAGCCCCCTCCCACAGGGGTTCTGCGCCAGACACAAAATGTATGAATACCTCAGATCCAATGTGGGAGGGGGCTTGCCCCCGATGGCGGTGTGCCATAAGGCTTATTTGTATCTGATACACCGCTATCGTGGGCAAGCCCCCTTCCACAGAGGGGCCTGCGCCAGGCACGCGATGTATTAACACCTCAGATCCAATTTGGTTGGGGGCTTGCCCCTCTCACAGGGGTTCTGCGCCAGACACAGCATGTATGAACACCTCAGAGCCAATGTGGGAGGGGGCTTGCCCCCGATGGCGGTGTGCCATAAGGCTTATTTGTATCTGATACACCGCTATCGGGGGCAAGCCCCCTTCCACAGGGGGGCCTGCGCCAGGCACACGATGTATTAACACCTCAGATCCAATTTGGTTGGGGGCTTGCCCCTCTCACAGGGGTTCTGCGCCAGACACAGAATGTATGAACACCTCAGATCCAATGTGGGAGGGGGCTTGCCCCCGATGGCGTCCCTCCAGACACATCCTGCCAAAAGCCTGTCGATCACTCCTGGATTACTCGATCTAGCCTCTCAACACCCATCCAGAGAGAGGCCAAGGAATGCCTGACTTACCCGCTTCACACCGCCTGCGCATTGGACGCTTCAGCGAACTCAACCGCATCTACCTCATCACCACCAACACTCACGAACGCCTTCCCATCTTTAGCAATTTCCATCTGGGTCGCCTGGTGGTCTGGCAATTTCGGCTGGCCCAATACCAAGGACTCGCCAACTCCCTGGCGTGGGTGATCATGCCGGACCATTTCCACTGGATTATCGAACTGCAAAAAAGCTCGCTGGCGGATTTGATGCGGCATGTGAAATCCAAGAGCACGCGGTCCGTCAATGGCGCAAGTGGGCGCAAGGGAAGGCTCTGGCAGGAAAGTTTCCATGACCGAGCGCTACGCAAGGAAGATGACGTAGTGAAGATGGCCAGGTATGTGGTGGCCAATCCACTGCGGGCCGGGTTGGTGGAACGGATTGGCGACTACCCTTTATGGGACGCGATTTGGATCTAGCGCCCAGCAAACCCGTTCAAAGGTGGGAGGGGGCTTGCCCCCGATCGCGGTGTATCAGAGCCAGCTCAGCTAAATGACCCACTGCCATCGGGGGCAAGTCCCCTCCCACATTTTTCAACCGCCGGTCAGGCAGCCAGCTTGCCGCTGGCGATCGCCGCCGAAGCCGCCACCATCGCCCTCAACAACACCGCACACCCCGCCGCCAGGTCATCCGGTGCGGCGTTCTCGATTTCGTTGTGGCTGATGCCGCCTTCGCACGGCACAAAGATCATCCCGGCCGGGCCGAGTTCGGCGACGAAGATCGCGTCGTGCCCTGCCCCGCTGACAATGTCCATGTTCGACAGCCCCAGCCCATTCGCCGCATCCCGCACAGCGTCCACGCAGCCTTTATCGAAATACAGCGGCGGGAAATCGGCGGTGGGTTCCAGCTCAAACGTCAGCCCATGCTTGGCACAGGTTTCGTCAATCACCTTGCGCACTTGGGCAATCATCGAATCCAGGCGTGCCGGTTCCAGGTGACGGAAGTCCAGGGTCATGCGCACCTCACCCGGAATCACGTTGCGCGAGCCGGGATACGCCTGCAGGCAACCGACAGTGCCACACGCATGCGGCTGATGCCCCAGCGCCGCCGCATTCACCGCCGCCACCACGGCCGCCGCGCCCACTAACGCATCCTTGCGCAAGTGCATCGGCGTAGGCCCGGCATGCGCCTCAACACCGCGCAGTTTCAGGTCGAACCACTTCTGTCCCAATGCCCCCAACACCACGCCGATGGTTTTCTTTTCATCCTCAAGAATCGGCCCTTGTTCGATATGCGCCTCGAAGTAAGCCCCGACTTTATGCCCGCTGACCGGCCGCGTGCCCGCATAGCCAATGGCATTGAGCGCATCCCCCACGCTCACGCCCTCCACATCCAGCTTGGCCAAGGTCTCGGCCAGGGTAAATTTCTCGGCAAACACGCCAGAGCCCATCATGCACGGCGGAAAGCGTGAGCCTTCCTCGTTGGTCCACACCACCACTTCCAGCGGTGCTTCGGTTTCGATCTTGAGGTCATTGAGCGTGCGCAGCACTTCCACGCCCGCCAACACGCCGAAGCAACCGTCAAACTTGCCGCCCGTGGGCTGGGTGTCGATATGGCTGCCCGTCATCACTGGCGGCAAGTTGGGATTGCGACCCGGGCGACGGGCGAAGATGTTGCCGATGCCGTCGATGGTCACGGTGCAACCGGCTTCCTCGCACCACTGCACAAACAGGTCACGGGCTTTGCGATCAAGGTCGGTGAGGGCCAGTCGGCACACACCGCCTTTGGGTGTGGCGCCGAATTTGGCCAGGTCCATCAGCGACTGCCACAAGCGGTCGCGGTTGATGTGCTGATGGGTGGATTGCAGCACGTCGATGGCAGCGTTCATGGGGATCTCCTCAGGCTACTGTTCTTATGAATTGACTCGCTCAAATAGGGGGAGCCGGTATGTGTGGGAGCTGGCTTGCCTGCGCTCCAGGCGGCTCGATATTCCTGCAGAGCCGAGGTGATGCAATCGCAGGCAAGCCAGCTCCTACATTGGCCGTTTTTACAAAGGTGATTTAGCGGTGACTGGGCTGATACCACGTTTGGCATTCAACCCGTAATACAACAACCCACCCAGCGCCGATCCGGTAAACCAGCCATAGCTGTAGAACCAGCTGAACGCATCACTGCCCAGCGACAGCAAGGTCAGCACCACGGGCACGCCGAAGGCGATAAAACCGCTCCAGTTCCACGCCGGGTACACGTCGTCACGGTACAAACCGGCCAGGTCGAGCTGCTGTTTGCGGGTGATGAAGTAGTCCACCACCATGATCCCGGCAATCGGCCCCAGCAGGCTTGAATAGCCCAGCAACCAGTTCGAATACACGGTTTCCAGGCTCACGTCCGAGACGATCAGCCCGAGTTTTTTCAGCAGTTCATGGCCCATCAACGCAAGCCCCACCAGGCCAGTGAGGATCACCGCAGTGGTGCGGTTGATCAGCTTGGGCGCGATGTTCTGGAAGTCGTTGGTCGGTGAGACGATGTTCGCCGCAGTGTTGGTGGACAAGGTGGCGATGATGATCAGCAGCATGGCGATGGCCACCCACACCGGGCTCTGGATGTGCCCGATCAAGGTCACCGGGTCGGAGACGCTGACGCCCACCAGTTTCACCGACGCGGCGGTCATGATCACGCCAAGGGCAGCGAACAGGAACATGGTCAGCGGCAGGCCGAAAATCTGCCCGAGAATCTGGTCCTTCTGACTTTTGGCGTAGCGGCTGAAGTCGGGAATATTCAGCGACAATGTCGCCCAGAAACCCACCATCGCCGTGAGCCCCGCCATGAAGTAACCGGTGAGGCTCGCGCCTTCGGGGCGCTTGGGTGGAATCGCCATCAGCTCGCTGATTGACACGTTCGGCATTGCCCACACCAGCAGGCCGATCCCCACCGCCACCAGCAACGGCGCAGACAGGGTTTCGAGGCGTTTGATCGACTCGGCGCCGCGCAGCACCACCCACAGGTTCAGGCACCAGAAAATCATGAAACCGATGACTTCACCGGTACCGCCAAGGGATTTCCAACCCTCGAAAATCGAGCCCAGAAACAGGTGAATTGCCAGCCCGCCGAACATTGTCTGAATGCCAAACCAGCCGCACGCGACCAGCGCGCGAATCAGGCACGGCACGTTGGAGCCGAGGATGCCAAACGAAGAACGCAACAAGACGGGAAACGGAATGCCGTACTTGGTGCCGGGAAACGCGTTAAGGGTCAGC encodes:
- a CDS encoding transposase, whose translation is MPDLPASHRLRIGRFSELNRIYLITTNTHERLPIFSNFHLGRLVVWQFRLAQYQGLANSLAWVIMPDHFHWIIELQKSSLADLMRHVKSKSTRSVNGASGRKGRLWQESFHDRALRKEDDVVKMARYVVANPLRAGLVERIGDYPLWDAIWI
- a CDS encoding NCS1 family nucleobase:cation symporter-1, with protein sequence MQQNRSQVIERNGLYELDAGADVLDSPRYNHDMAPTKVHERTWNTWHITALWIGMSICVPTYTLGGVLTAYFGLSVGEALMAILLANIVVLIPLTLNAFPGTKYGIPFPVLLRSSFGILGSNVPCLIRALVACGWFGIQTMFGGLAIHLFLGSIFEGWKSLGGTGEVIGFMIFWCLNLWVVLRGAESIKRLETLSAPLLVAVGIGLLVWAMPNVSISELMAIPPKRPEGASLTGYFMAGLTAMVGFWATLSLNIPDFSRYAKSQKDQILGQIFGLPLTMFLFAALGVIMTAASVKLVGVSVSDPVTLIGHIQSPVWVAIAMLLIIIATLSTNTAANIVSPTNDFQNIAPKLINRTTAVILTGLVGLALMGHELLKKLGLIVSDVSLETVYSNWLLGYSSLLGPIAGIMVVDYFITRKQQLDLAGLYRDDVYPAWNWSGFIAFGVPVVLTLLSLGSDAFSWFYSYGWFTGSALGGLLYYGLNAKRGISPVTAKSPL
- a CDS encoding Zn-dependent hydrolase, with the translated sequence MNAAIDVLQSTHQHINRDRLWQSLMDLAKFGATPKGGVCRLALTDLDRKARDLFVQWCEEAGCTVTIDGIGNIFARRPGRNPNLPPVMTGSHIDTQPTGGKFDGCFGVLAGVEVLRTLNDLKIETEAPLEVVVWTNEEGSRFPPCMMGSGVFAEKFTLAETLAKLDVEGVSVGDALNAIGYAGTRPVSGHKVGAYFEAHIEQGPILEDEKKTIGVVLGALGQKWFDLKLRGVEAHAGPTPMHLRKDALVGAAAVVAAVNAAALGHQPHACGTVGCLQAYPGSRNVIPGEVRMTLDFRHLEPARLDSMIAQVRKVIDETCAKHGLTFELEPTADFPPLYFDKGCVDAVRDAANGLGLSNMDIVSGAGHDAIFVAELGPAGMIFVPCEGGISHNEIENAAPDDLAAGCAVLLRAMVAASAAIASGKLAA
- a CDS encoding efflux transporter outer membrane subunit; this translates as MRPRLKPLAALMLLLLQGCSMAPTYKVPSVDLPAGYREQTSDGPWHSAQPSDQLAPEWWKLYNDPRLTDLQQQLLKANPDLAAALAHFDASQAYASQLHAGLFPQITASAQPLRQRQSDSRPLRGDTQPSVYNSNTAGFSLSYDLDLWGKIRNQVAAGDAQAQASGDDLAVARLSLQHQLATLYVQLNGLDAQSRILNSSLDDFNQALQLTRSRYEGQIASELDLTRAQNQLAEAKAQLDEVRGQRNLTEHAIGELVGVAASNFSLPPSQQLIALPGIPSQLPSHLLQRRPDIAAAERRVFAANANIGVAKAAWYPDFSLTGLIGGQTQGVGNLLSAGNRYWALGPLVNLPIFDGGRLSANERQAKAEFEEASAQYRSHVLKAVREVEDNLAQLRDLQQEAQDEQAAADAAQHTQSLAMNSYQAGAVSYLDVVTAQTAALQAQRTLQAVQTRQLQASVGLVTALGGGWQPGA
- a CDS encoding efflux RND transporter periplasmic adaptor subunit; amino-acid sequence: MSSDHKPSRKRLMLMGVGGLTLAALLVANGLHARTMHEQSVSAWTETAAIPQVMVFQPKQNVAGDTLRLPAHLEAWSKAPIHARVSGYLKDWKADIGTQVKAGQVLAEIDSPDLDQQMAQTHARLVQEQANARLAETTATRWQNLLASHSVSRQEADEKTSNAAAAKANAEAAAADYARLSALESYKTIRAPFAGTITARNTDIGQLIKADTDSDLELFNIADTHQLRLYVPVPQNYAAVIHPGLEAELTVPEHPGEHFKARLIGDSTAIDRRSGTLLAQFVADNPNGELLPGDYAEATLPIPADTHGVSIPASALIFRAQGTQVAVLDAQNHVHLQDIHIGLDLGERLVIDQGLKPADRVVDNPPDALREGDPVQLADAGGAHAPKA